TGTATGGTGAAAACGATGTTCCTCAAAAGCTTGTATATTACCCTCGGGTTCCCGTCGACGAGGGTCTCGAAGTCGTTCTTGTCGATGTAATACGTCTCGAGGTCCGAGACAGCGACGATGGTAGCCGACCTGGGCCTGCCGTCCAGGAAGCTCATCTCTCCAAAGATGTCCCCGTCCTTCATGATGGTCAGGGTGAAAAGCTCGCCGTCCGGGGCCGTCTTGCAGGCCTTGACCTCGCCTTTTCTTATGATGTAGAGCGACTGGCCGTCCTCTGACTCCCTGAAGATGGTCTCCCCTGTCTTAAAGCTCTTCTTCTTTACTATCGGGGATATCGCTGCCACCTCCGGGTCCGTAAGGTCGGCGAAAAACTGCACCTCTCTCAGCAACTTCGGGTCGATCATCTCCTACCTCCTTCCGAGAGGCTCTTTCCTGGCCGTGGCCTCATGGCGTCACGACCTCTCAATCATGACCCTCTGGATACCTTCGCCCCTCTTGGAAAACATGTTGGCAGGGGCGCCCTCGAAATTCTCCGGTATGAAGGCCACGCCTTTTTTCGTGCCCTTTCTTACGCGGAGAAGCATCGTAGCCTCGT
The genomic region above belongs to Deltaproteobacteria bacterium and contains:
- a CDS encoding cyclic nucleotide-binding domain-containing protein, with the translated sequence MIDPKLLREVQFFADLTDPEVAAISPIVKKKSFKTGETIFRESEDGQSLYIIRKGEVKACKTAPDGELFTLTIMKDGDIFGEMSFLDGRPRSATIVAVSDLETYYIDKNDFETLVDGNPRVIYKLLRNIVFTIHSIVRGMNSRYIEMINYMWGRKRG